One Tumebacillus sp. BK434 genomic window carries:
- the minC gene encoding septum site-determining protein MinC: protein MGHQTGCETLRTRTPVTIKGIRDGLVFILHDECSMEEILEDLEEKVNGTHSQLLAGPLIKVTIQTGNRKFSAEQEAKVRQTLSSHGNLIIQEFLSAWDAMMQLPKPSQRVHYGTVRSGQVIEHDGDVVVIGDINPGGQVLATGDIFVMGTLRGMAHAGCKGNEEAVIAAVFFQPSQLRIHDVISRAPDTGETQPLETEMEFAYLRERQMAVDKLSHLYSIRARD, encoded by the coding sequence ATGGGACATCAAACGGGATGTGAAACACTACGAACCAGAACGCCCGTGACGATCAAGGGGATCCGTGATGGACTGGTCTTCATCTTACATGATGAGTGTTCTATGGAGGAGATCCTGGAAGATCTGGAGGAGAAGGTGAACGGCACGCACAGTCAATTATTGGCCGGGCCGCTCATCAAGGTCACGATTCAGACCGGGAATCGCAAGTTCTCCGCCGAACAGGAAGCGAAAGTTCGCCAGACGCTTTCCAGTCACGGCAATCTGATCATCCAAGAGTTTTTATCGGCCTGGGATGCGATGATGCAGCTGCCGAAGCCTTCACAGCGCGTCCACTACGGCACGGTCCGTTCGGGTCAGGTGATCGAGCATGACGGCGATGTTGTGGTGATCGGAGATATCAACCCGGGCGGCCAGGTGCTGGCGACGGGCGACATTTTTGTGATGGGTACACTGCGCGGCATGGCGCATGCCGGATGCAAAGGCAATGAGGAAGCGGTCATCGCAGCCGTATTTTTTCAGCCGTCCCAACTGCGGATTCACGACGTGATCAGCCGCGCGCCGGACACAGGTGAAACGCAGCCATTGGAGACGGAAATGGAGTTTGCCTACTTGCGCGAACGTCAAATGGCGGTCGATAAACTCAGCCATCTATATAGCATTAGGGCCCGTGATTGA
- the rplU gene encoding 50S ribosomal protein L21, with product MYAIVKTGGKQYKVAEGDVIFVEKLDVEGDAVTFDEVLLVSKEGGVVVGSPAVAGATVSAKVLKHGKAKKIIVYKYKSKKNYRRKQGHRQPYTQVQIEKINA from the coding sequence ATGTACGCAATCGTTAAGACTGGCGGCAAGCAGTACAAGGTAGCAGAAGGCGACGTGATCTTCGTTGAGAAGCTCGACGTAGAAGGCGACGCTGTTACTTTTGACGAAGTTCTCCTCGTTTCCAAGGAAGGCGGCGTAGTAGTTGGTTCCCCGGCTGTAGCTGGCGCGACCGTTTCTGCGAAAGTCCTGAAGCATGGCAAAGCGAAGAAGATCATCGTTTACAAGTACAAGTCTAAGAAAAACTACCGCCGTAAGCAAGGTCATCGTCAACCGTATACCCAAGTTCAAATCGAAAAGATCAACGCGTAA
- a CDS encoding M23 family metallopeptidase, producing MFKWDFWKKKKRHNEIETVPWRQGFDRYADTTRSSLFSAGDDDWDVTTAKPEFSSLPSNNSRSYDDFLRARGHIHSPRAYDSGGPSYGGYNGRRMYGEEDQPGISGHRAMQVLGAIALTAVLYFTFQSQAPIAQKVQAFATESLTKDTDLTAISSWWQQNVSENLALPASTTPQAEAPQFVLPVTGTIKTPFDGAEQQGVTFQTALGAEVKAAAKGIVEKVEKEAGSEDYTVTVSHGTAGKTIYRHLVTVDVKQDAWLETGQKIGAMTQKGEHGTLFFAYQVDDKFLNPADILKLPAAN from the coding sequence ATGTTCAAATGGGATTTTTGGAAGAAAAAAAAGCGACACAACGAGATTGAAACGGTGCCTTGGCGTCAAGGATTTGACCGATATGCAGATACCACCCGCTCTTCGCTGTTTTCGGCGGGGGATGATGATTGGGATGTCACGACCGCCAAGCCGGAGTTTTCTTCCCTGCCGAGCAACAATTCGCGCAGCTACGATGATTTTTTGCGGGCGCGCGGACATATCCATTCGCCGCGGGCGTATGACAGCGGCGGCCCGTCGTACGGCGGTTACAACGGGCGGCGTATGTACGGGGAAGAGGACCAGCCTGGCATCTCGGGACACCGCGCCATGCAGGTGCTCGGGGCGATCGCCTTGACCGCCGTGCTGTATTTCACCTTCCAAAGCCAAGCGCCGATCGCGCAAAAAGTACAGGCGTTTGCCACCGAGTCGCTGACCAAGGACACCGACTTGACGGCGATCTCTTCGTGGTGGCAGCAAAACGTATCGGAGAACCTGGCGCTTCCGGCCAGCACCACGCCGCAAGCGGAAGCGCCGCAGTTTGTGCTGCCGGTGACCGGCACGATCAAAACCCCGTTTGACGGCGCCGAGCAGCAAGGTGTCACCTTCCAGACCGCGCTCGGCGCGGAAGTGAAAGCGGCGGCCAAGGGCATCGTGGAAAAAGTAGAGAAAGAAGCGGGCAGTGAGGACTACACCGTCACCGTCTCGCACGGTACGGCGGGCAAAACGATCTACCGCCATCTCGTCACCGTCGACGTCAAACAAGACGCATGGCTGGAAACCGGGCAAAAGATCGGCGCAATGACGCAAAAAGGCGAGCACGGCACCTTGTTCTTCGCCTATCAGGTCGATGACAAATTCCTCAATCCGGCCGACATTTTGAAGCTTCCCGCTGCGAATTAG
- the obgE gene encoding GTPase ObgE — MFVDTARVYVKGGDGGNGIVSFRREKYVPEGGPAGGDGGKGGDVVLVVDEGLRTLLDFKYKRHFKAERGEYGKTSNKHGANAENMYIKVPPGTVITDADSNEFLGELIEHGQKLVIARGGRGGRGNSRFATMYNKAPEIAEKGEPGQERYINLELKLLADVGLLGLPSVGKSTLISTVSAAKPKIAAYHFTTITPNLGVVDAGDGRTFVMADLPGLIEGASQGSGLGHQFLRHIERTRVIVHVVDMGGTEGRDPYADFVTINRELELYNDRLAARPMLIAANKMDVPEAEENLKQFREQVGDNYPIFPISGVTREGLRELVYAVADALDAAPQVETQLEEVEETADRKIYRLEEDPDKFWITRDNEAYVVNGEWIEKLVVMTNFTQYDAVKRFQRIMKQKGVDSALRKKGAQEGDTIRIGEYEFDFAE, encoded by the coding sequence ATGTTTGTAGATACCGCGAGAGTTTACGTAAAAGGCGGCGACGGAGGGAACGGCATCGTTTCCTTCCGCCGTGAGAAATATGTTCCGGAAGGCGGCCCGGCCGGCGGCGACGGCGGCAAGGGCGGCGATGTGGTGCTGGTGGTCGACGAAGGGCTTCGCACCCTGCTCGACTTCAAGTATAAGCGCCACTTCAAGGCGGAGCGCGGCGAATATGGCAAAACGAGCAACAAGCATGGCGCCAACGCCGAGAATATGTACATAAAAGTTCCGCCGGGCACGGTGATCACCGATGCGGATTCCAATGAATTTTTGGGCGAGCTGATCGAGCACGGCCAGAAGCTGGTCATCGCCCGCGGCGGACGTGGCGGACGTGGCAACTCCCGTTTTGCAACGATGTACAACAAGGCGCCGGAGATCGCTGAAAAAGGCGAACCGGGCCAGGAGCGCTACATCAACCTCGAGTTGAAGCTGCTCGCAGACGTCGGTCTGCTCGGCCTGCCCAGCGTCGGGAAATCGACGCTGATCTCGACCGTTTCGGCTGCCAAGCCAAAGATCGCCGCCTATCACTTTACGACGATCACTCCGAATCTCGGCGTGGTCGACGCCGGTGACGGACGCACGTTTGTCATGGCCGACCTGCCGGGTCTGATCGAAGGGGCGAGCCAAGGCAGCGGTCTGGGACACCAGTTCCTGCGCCACATCGAGCGCACCCGCGTCATCGTCCATGTCGTGGACATGGGCGGCACGGAAGGTCGAGACCCGTATGCGGACTTCGTGACGATCAATCGCGAGCTGGAACTGTACAACGACCGTTTGGCTGCCCGTCCGATGCTGATCGCCGCCAACAAGATGGACGTACCGGAAGCGGAAGAGAACTTGAAACAGTTCCGCGAGCAGGTTGGCGACAACTACCCGATCTTCCCGATTTCCGGCGTCACCCGCGAAGGCCTGCGCGAGCTGGTCTATGCGGTGGCTGACGCTTTGGATGCGGCGCCGCAGGTGGAAACGCAGCTCGAAGAGGTCGAGGAGACGGCAGATCGCAAGATTTACCGGCTGGAAGAAGATCCGGACAAGTTCTGGATCACCCGCGACAACGAAGCGTATGTCGTCAACGGCGAGTGGATCGAGAAGCTGGTCGTGATGACCAACTTCACCCAATACGACGCGGTCAAACGCTTCCAGCGCATCATGAAGCAAAAAGGCGTCGATTCTGCGTTGCGTAAAAAAGGCGCGCAGGAAGGCGACACGATCCGCATCGGCGAGTACGAATTCGATTTTGCCGAGTAG
- a CDS encoding Spo0B domain-containing protein, whose amino-acid sequence MADSLDVLRTYRHDLMNQVQLLHAYSQMKKFDRLQEPIQNLIAEAQRHTEMSAIASPMISYVVLTRDICYQMLHLHASYEQLETPSLQAEQRAAEVLFDLLDHVGKHSMTLLEPLRMDVWIVAFGQGYEIGWFLGGSGDGEPDFAAWAQRWAAQGIQFQQLQEEDGIEYSIRFQAQE is encoded by the coding sequence ATGGCAGACAGTTTAGACGTGTTGCGCACGTACCGGCATGATTTGATGAATCAGGTGCAGCTGCTACACGCCTATTCCCAGATGAAAAAGTTTGATCGACTGCAAGAGCCGATTCAAAACTTGATCGCCGAAGCCCAGCGGCACACCGAAATGTCGGCGATTGCAAGCCCGATGATCTCGTATGTGGTGCTGACGCGCGACATTTGCTACCAGATGTTGCATCTGCACGCTTCCTATGAACAGCTCGAAACCCCGTCCTTGCAGGCGGAGCAGCGGGCGGCCGAGGTGCTGTTCGACTTGCTCGATCATGTCGGCAAGCATTCGATGACCTTGCTGGAACCTTTGCGGATGGATGTATGGATTGTCGCATTCGGTCAAGGCTATGAGATAGGATGGTTTCTTGGCGGTTCGGGAGACGGTGAACCCGATTTTGCCGCGTGGGCACAGCGATGGGCAGCGCAGGGAATTCAGTTTCAACAGCTTCAGGAGGAAGACGGCATCGAATATTCGATTCGCTTTCAAGCGCAGGAATAG
- the rpmA gene encoding 50S ribosomal protein L27, whose protein sequence is MIKLNLQLFASKKGVGSSKNGRDSISKRLGVKRADGQVVTAGSILVRQRGTKIYPGLNVGIGGDDTLFAKVEGRVAFERMGRDKKKVSVYPVVVAEAVEA, encoded by the coding sequence ATGATTAAATTGAACCTTCAGCTGTTCGCGTCCAAGAAGGGGGTAGGTTCCTCCAAAAACGGTCGTGACTCCATCTCGAAGCGTCTGGGCGTGAAGCGTGCAGACGGTCAGGTAGTAACCGCTGGTTCCATCCTGGTTCGCCAACGCGGCACCAAGATCTACCCGGGCCTGAACGTCGGTATCGGCGGCGACGATACGCTGTTTGCTAAAGTTGAGGGCCGTGTTGCTTTCGAGCGCATGGGTCGCGACAAAAAGAAAGTCAGCGTATACCCGGTCGTGGTTGCAGAAGCTGTTGAAGCGTAA
- a CDS encoding ribosomal-processing cysteine protease Prp, giving the protein MIRSVIWRDDQRRIRKFSVRGHAGAADPGYDIVCAAVSILVTNAINSSEYLLGVVVATDDEIASGDVVCEVPALDDVENEKLQLLMESMVFGIRQVADAYPDFVKFTEKSR; this is encoded by the coding sequence ATGATCCGCTCGGTCATTTGGCGTGACGATCAGCGCAGGATACGGAAATTTTCTGTTCGTGGTCATGCAGGCGCAGCCGACCCCGGTTATGATATCGTGTGTGCTGCCGTCTCGATTTTGGTCACGAATGCGATCAACTCGTCGGAGTATCTGCTCGGCGTAGTCGTCGCAACGGACGACGAGATCGCCTCTGGTGATGTCGTTTGCGAAGTGCCTGCTCTCGATGACGTGGAGAATGAAAAGCTCCAATTGCTTATGGAATCCATGGTCTTTGGAATTCGTCAAGTCGCGGATGCTTATCCGGACTTTGTGAAATTTACCGAAAAGTCCCGTTAA
- a CDS encoding M50 family metallopeptidase, whose amino-acid sequence MNLSRFWPFGMKVRIHPLFLLLAVAAVASGMLVEMLVLFAIVIIHELGHVFVATSYGYKIREMVILPFGGVAKLEHGAMGWNPRHEVAIAIAGPLNNLLMILVAVLLHAAGLWSEWLTEFFIKGNLMIGFFNLLPALPLDGGRILRAAASREQGYRAATEVSIRMSYGMAALLIIVGLVSLWIGYLNIGFLTLGAFLLLSAWELKKQMKVDVIRFLDAKRREKRSGPQQVRSLAVPDTIKVREVIERFAPDAYHMIYVLDAQKNVTAVLAEDDLVHSVFEENGMRMTLRQLAERRKPSA is encoded by the coding sequence ATGAACCTGAGCAGGTTTTGGCCGTTTGGCATGAAAGTCAGGATTCATCCGCTGTTCCTGCTGCTCGCGGTGGCTGCCGTCGCGTCGGGGATGCTGGTCGAGATGCTCGTGCTGTTTGCGATCGTCATCATCCATGAGCTGGGACATGTGTTTGTCGCCACCTCCTATGGCTATAAGATCCGCGAGATGGTGATCCTGCCGTTTGGCGGCGTGGCCAAGCTGGAGCATGGCGCGATGGGATGGAATCCAAGGCACGAAGTGGCGATCGCCATCGCAGGTCCGCTGAACAACCTGCTGATGATACTGGTCGCCGTCTTGCTGCATGCGGCAGGGCTGTGGTCGGAGTGGCTGACCGAGTTTTTTATCAAAGGGAACCTGATGATCGGCTTTTTTAATCTGCTGCCTGCCCTGCCGCTGGACGGAGGGCGCATTCTGCGCGCCGCCGCGTCCCGGGAGCAGGGGTATCGCGCGGCCACGGAGGTGTCGATTCGCATGTCCTACGGGATGGCGGCTTTGCTGATCATCGTCGGGCTCGTGTCGCTGTGGATCGGCTATTTGAACATCGGCTTTTTGACGCTCGGGGCTTTTTTGCTGCTGTCCGCCTGGGAGCTGAAGAAGCAGATGAAAGTCGACGTGATCCGCTTTCTCGACGCCAAGCGGCGGGAGAAGCGCAGCGGCCCGCAGCAGGTGCGGTCGCTCGCCGTGCCGGATACGATCAAGGTGCGCGAAGTGATCGAACGATTTGCTCCCGACGCCTATCACATGATCTACGTGCTGGATGCACAAAAAAATGTCACCGCAGTTTTAGCGGAGGATGATTTGGTGCATAGTGTCTTTGAAGAGAACGGCATGCGGATGACGTTGCGCCAATTGGCGGAGCGGCGGAAACCGTCCGCTTGA
- the minD gene encoding septum site-determining protein MinD — MGEAIVITSGKGGVGKTTSSANIGTALALSGKKVCMVDTDIGLRNLDVVMGLENRIIFDIVDVVTKQCRLEQALIKDKRFDHLYLLPASQTKDKSALTPESVKTVIVALKEQFDYVIIDCPAGIEQGFKIAISGADKAIVVTNPEAAAVRDADRVIGLLEAAKLNQPKLVVNRIRPHMVEDGTMLDLDEIVALLAIDLLGVVPDDDGVIKGSNTGEPVVMNPNAKAGMAYRNIARRILGDSVPLMNLQDEIGFFGKVKRMIGFGK; from the coding sequence GTGGGAGAGGCAATTGTAATTACATCGGGTAAAGGAGGCGTGGGCAAGACCACGTCCTCCGCAAACATCGGCACAGCCTTAGCGCTGTCGGGCAAAAAAGTCTGCATGGTCGACACCGACATCGGCCTGCGCAACCTTGACGTTGTCATGGGGCTTGAGAACCGCATCATTTTTGACATCGTCGATGTTGTCACCAAACAATGCCGCCTCGAGCAAGCGTTGATCAAAGACAAGCGTTTTGACCACCTGTATCTGCTGCCGGCTTCGCAGACCAAAGACAAGTCGGCGCTGACCCCCGAATCGGTCAAAACGGTCATCGTTGCTTTGAAAGAGCAGTTTGATTATGTGATCATCGACTGTCCGGCCGGCATCGAGCAGGGCTTCAAGATCGCGATCTCCGGGGCGGACAAGGCGATCGTCGTCACCAACCCGGAGGCGGCTGCCGTGCGCGACGCGGACCGCGTGATCGGGCTGCTCGAAGCGGCCAAGCTGAACCAGCCGAAGCTGGTGGTCAACCGGATTCGCCCGCATATGGTCGAAGACGGCACGATGCTCGATCTCGATGAGATCGTCGCCTTGCTCGCTATCGACCTGCTCGGCGTCGTGCCGGACGATGACGGCGTCATCAAGGGTTCCAATACCGGCGAGCCGGTCGTGATGAACCCGAATGCCAAGGCGGGCATGGCCTACCGCAACATTGCCCGTCGCATCCTTGGCGATTCGGTGCCGCTGATGAACCTGCAAGATGAGATCGGATTTTTCGGTAAGGTTAAGCGCATGATCGGCTTTGGCAAATAA
- a CDS encoding Rne/Rng family ribonuclease: MRKQILVSTDHRELRVAILEDGRTVEYYLERSSGEGVVGNIYKGRVANVLPGMQAAFVDIGIEKNAFLYIDDALSLLPGETPPETKPKINELLREGQEIVVQVSKEAVGSKGARVTTSLSLPGRILVMMPGAPYVGVSRRIENEAERERIKGIAERIRDENTGVIVRTAAEGVDESVFESDYTFLKAQWQRVQKQSKSVKVPGVVYRDLDLLSRSVRDFFTDDVDEFIVDTAEAYETVRELLQYGSKHLQERVKLYKEQENLFSAHRIDQDLEKALKRKVWLKSGGFMVIDQTEALTAIDINTGKFVGTTSLEETVLKTNLEAARELVRQIRLRDLGGIIIIDFIDMRDPANKQLVLEELETQLKKDRTRAHVLGMTQLGLIEMTRKKVRQSLDEVLMRPCHYCEGRGKVFSEETMAARIERDLLEYLATQEHAAVLIECHPLVAAQLIGPGGQNLQRLERETKKRIFIKGRESLHMAEHRILWAGTVAEVEMRALPVQIGQVLEVRIDEPHAHNARDGIARLEGYVLDVQNAGMHVGETVLIKIAQVFRTYAKATLVHRSN, translated from the coding sequence ATGCGCAAACAAATCCTCGTATCAACCGATCATCGTGAATTGCGCGTGGCCATCCTGGAAGACGGCCGCACGGTGGAATATTATTTGGAGCGCAGCAGCGGGGAAGGCGTCGTCGGCAATATCTACAAAGGCCGCGTAGCCAATGTCCTGCCGGGCATGCAGGCGGCGTTTGTCGATATCGGAATCGAGAAAAACGCCTTTCTCTACATAGATGACGCCTTGTCGCTCTTGCCGGGCGAAACGCCGCCGGAGACCAAGCCGAAGATCAACGAACTGCTCCGCGAAGGGCAGGAGATCGTCGTGCAGGTCAGCAAGGAGGCGGTCGGCAGCAAAGGCGCACGGGTGACGACCAGCTTGTCCTTGCCGGGGCGCATTCTGGTGATGATGCCGGGCGCGCCGTATGTCGGCGTGTCGCGCCGCATCGAAAATGAAGCGGAGCGCGAGCGGATCAAAGGGATCGCCGAGCGCATCCGCGATGAAAACACCGGCGTGATCGTGCGCACCGCAGCGGAAGGTGTCGACGAATCCGTGTTTGAAAGCGACTATACGTTCTTGAAAGCGCAGTGGCAGCGCGTGCAGAAGCAGTCGAAAAGCGTGAAGGTGCCGGGCGTCGTCTACCGCGACCTCGACTTGCTCAGCCGCTCCGTGCGCGATTTTTTCACCGACGATGTGGACGAGTTTATCGTCGATACGGCTGAAGCGTACGAGACGGTGCGCGAGCTGTTGCAGTACGGCTCCAAGCACTTGCAGGAGCGCGTGAAGCTGTACAAGGAGCAAGAAAACCTGTTCTCCGCCCACCGGATCGATCAGGATCTCGAGAAAGCCTTAAAGCGCAAAGTCTGGCTCAAGTCGGGCGGCTTCATGGTGATCGATCAAACGGAGGCGCTGACGGCGATCGACATCAACACCGGCAAGTTCGTCGGCACGACATCGCTGGAGGAGACGGTGCTGAAGACCAACCTCGAAGCGGCCCGCGAGCTGGTGCGCCAAATCCGCCTGCGCGATCTGGGCGGGATCATCATCATCGACTTCATCGACATGCGCGATCCGGCAAACAAGCAGCTGGTCTTGGAAGAGCTGGAGACCCAGCTGAAAAAAGACCGCACCCGCGCCCATGTGCTCGGCATGACGCAGCTCGGCCTGATCGAGATGACCCGCAAAAAGGTGCGCCAGTCGCTCGACGAAGTGCTGATGCGTCCCTGCCACTACTGCGAGGGGCGGGGCAAAGTCTTCTCCGAAGAGACGATGGCCGCCCGCATTGAGCGCGATCTGCTCGAGTACCTCGCGACGCAGGAGCATGCGGCGGTGCTGATCGAATGTCACCCGCTGGTGGCTGCACAGCTGATCGGCCCGGGCGGACAGAACTTGCAGCGCCTGGAGAGGGAGACGAAAAAGCGCATCTTCATCAAAGGGCGCGAGAGCCTGCACATGGCTGAACACCGCATCCTCTGGGCCGGCACAGTTGCTGAAGTCGAGATGAGAGCGTTGCCGGTGCAGATCGGACAAGTTCTTGAAGTGCGAATCGACGAGCCGCATGCGCACAACGCGCGCGACGGCATCGCCCGGTTGGAAGGCTATGTGCTCGATGTGCAAAACGCCGGTATGCATGTCGGCGAAACGGTGCTGATCAAGATCGCGCAAGTGTTTCGCACCTACGCCAAAGCAACTCTCGTGCATCGTTCGAACTGA